A genome region from Chryseobacterium sp. G0186 includes the following:
- a CDS encoding heavy metal translocating P-type ATPase, whose protein sequence is MEQQYKILGMTCSGCQKKISNQLNSVDGVKADVNLENNTATITSEHKVELSVLNDALAEIGKYRLEDPGNPDNTFVKPQDRVSPSSVYYCPMECEGEKVYFKQGESCPVCNMYLVPIEEKLAKDPNHKPAYSSTNLPENFKDSIGKHYCPMFCEGDKVYDEKGDCPVCHMHLEEITDDLAKNAGAHHHHSHSHNHSHSHHHHEAPKVTDEMAGKYYCPMYCEGDKTYDSNVGCPVCGMDLVKYPEKKTAKYTCPMHPEVISDEPGDCPICGMDLVRMPDSGEDEEDETYTILKRKFITSLAFTIPVFILSMGGMFINFPFSHQIQGYIELALTLPVMFYSGWFLLKRGWVSFKTWNLNMFSLIALGVAAAFIFSIAALAFPDIIPHEIRGHNHEIPLYFEAVCVILTLVILGQLMEAVAHKKTGNAIKELMKLSPDEANLIINGEEKRVLLSQVKIGNLLKVKPGEKIPVDGKITEGSSVVDESMITGEPIPVEKNVDDKVSSGTINGNQVFIMKAEKVGDETLLSQIIKMVNEASRSRAPIQKLTDKVSKVFVPVVILIAALTFVSWQFFGPEGKRSLFAFVNAVAVLIVACPCALGLATPMSLMVGIGKGAKNGILIKNAEALEQMNKVNVLITDKTGTLTEGKPSVEHIETVSNEDKNQILKIAYSLNQNSEHPLSSAVIKKAKEESLSAEKVDQFENVSGKGIKGNINGKTAYLGNENLLVSHQIQIPDALKQKATEVQSKAHTISYIAKDQQVLGFISFTDKIKASSKKAVERLMNEGVDIIMMTGDNEHTAKAVATELGIKHFKANCLPEDKLNEVKKLQQQGKVVAMTGDGINDSPALAQSDIGIAMGTGTDVAIESAEITLLKGDILGVAKAKLLSEKLLKNIKENLFFAFIYNVLGIPVAAGLLYPFFGILLSPMIAAAAMSVSSLSVILNSLRLNSVNLDIK, encoded by the coding sequence ATGGAACAACAGTATAAAATACTCGGAATGACCTGTTCCGGTTGCCAGAAAAAAATATCTAATCAACTGAACAGTGTGGACGGAGTTAAAGCTGATGTAAATCTGGAAAACAACACCGCAACGATTACCTCTGAACATAAAGTTGAACTTTCTGTTTTAAATGATGCATTAGCAGAGATAGGAAAATACAGACTCGAAGATCCTGGCAATCCTGACAATACATTTGTAAAGCCTCAGGATCGCGTATCTCCATCTTCAGTATATTATTGCCCCATGGAATGCGAGGGTGAAAAAGTGTACTTCAAGCAAGGTGAAAGCTGCCCTGTTTGTAATATGTATCTAGTCCCGATTGAGGAAAAACTGGCCAAGGACCCTAATCACAAGCCTGCTTATTCATCAACAAATCTTCCGGAAAACTTCAAAGACAGCATTGGAAAGCACTACTGTCCAATGTTCTGCGAAGGAGATAAAGTGTATGATGAAAAGGGAGACTGTCCGGTATGTCATATGCATTTAGAGGAAATCACCGATGATCTTGCCAAGAATGCAGGTGCACATCATCATCACTCCCATTCGCACAATCATAGTCACAGCCATCATCATCATGAAGCCCCTAAAGTTACAGACGAAATGGCAGGAAAGTATTACTGCCCCATGTATTGTGAGGGAGACAAAACCTACGATTCCAATGTAGGATGCCCGGTCTGTGGGATGGATCTTGTAAAATACCCTGAAAAGAAAACTGCAAAATACACCTGCCCTATGCATCCTGAGGTTATCAGCGATGAACCGGGAGACTGCCCGATCTGCGGAATGGATCTCGTAAGAATGCCCGACAGCGGAGAGGATGAAGAAGATGAAACCTATACTATTTTAAAAAGAAAATTCATCACCTCATTAGCCTTTACTATTCCTGTTTTTATTCTATCAATGGGTGGAATGTTTATCAATTTTCCTTTTTCCCATCAGATTCAAGGATATATTGAACTTGCTTTAACACTTCCTGTTATGTTTTATTCAGGCTGGTTCCTATTGAAGAGAGGTTGGGTATCATTTAAGACATGGAACCTGAACATGTTCAGTCTTATTGCATTGGGAGTAGCAGCAGCATTTATTTTCAGCATTGCAGCCTTGGCTTTCCCGGATATTATTCCCCATGAAATCCGTGGACACAATCATGAGATTCCATTATACTTTGAAGCAGTCTGTGTAATTCTGACACTTGTTATTCTAGGACAGCTGATGGAAGCTGTAGCGCATAAAAAAACAGGAAATGCGATCAAAGAATTGATGAAGCTATCACCGGATGAAGCTAACCTTATCATAAATGGAGAGGAAAAAAGAGTTCTGCTTTCTCAGGTAAAAATCGGAAATCTGTTAAAGGTAAAGCCAGGTGAAAAAATTCCTGTTGACGGAAAAATTACAGAAGGAAGTTCTGTAGTGGATGAAAGTATGATCACTGGAGAGCCTATTCCTGTTGAAAAAAATGTTGACGACAAGGTTTCTTCAGGAACCATTAATGGAAATCAGGTATTCATCATGAAGGCTGAGAAAGTGGGTGATGAAACACTGCTTTCACAAATCATCAAAATGGTTAATGAAGCCAGCCGAAGCAGAGCCCCAATCCAGAAGCTTACCGATAAGGTTTCAAAGGTATTTGTCCCGGTAGTGATCCTTATCGCAGCATTAACGTTTGTTTCATGGCAGTTTTTCGGGCCAGAGGGAAAAAGAAGCTTATTTGCATTTGTAAACGCCGTTGCTGTCTTAATTGTAGCCTGTCCATGTGCCCTTGGACTAGCCACTCCAATGTCCTTAATGGTGGGAATCGGGAAAGGAGCCAAAAATGGGATTCTGATCAAAAATGCAGAAGCTCTTGAGCAGATGAACAAAGTAAATGTTCTGATTACTGATAAAACAGGAACTTTAACAGAAGGAAAACCATCTGTAGAACATATTGAAACCGTAAGCAATGAAGATAAAAATCAAATTTTAAAGATTGCCTACTCTCTGAATCAAAACTCTGAGCATCCGCTTTCAAGTGCTGTAATAAAAAAAGCAAAGGAGGAAAGCTTGTCCGCAGAAAAAGTAGATCAGTTTGAAAACGTTTCCGGGAAAGGAATAAAAGGAAACATCAATGGTAAAACAGCATATCTTGGAAATGAAAACCTTTTGGTTTCTCACCAGATTCAGATCCCTGATGCTTTAAAGCAAAAAGCCACCGAAGTACAGTCGAAGGCACATACTATTTCCTATATCGCAAAAGACCAGCAGGTTTTAGGATTTATCAGTTTTACAGATAAAATTAAAGCAAGCTCCAAAAAGGCTGTGGAACGGTTAATGAATGAAGGGGTTGATATCATTATGATGACCGGAGATAATGAGCACACAGCAAAGGCTGTTGCTACTGAACTTGGAATTAAACACTTTAAAGCCAACTGTCTTCCTGAAGACAAACTGAATGAAGTAAAAAAACTACAGCAACAAGGTAAAGTGGTAGCGATGACCGGTGACGGAATCAATGACTCCCCTGCTCTTGCGCAATCAGATATAGGAATTGCAATGGGAACAGGCACCGATGTTGCTATTGAAAGCGCTGAAATAACCCTATTAAAAGGAGATATTCTGGGAGTGGCAAAAGCAAAACTTTTAAGCGAAAAACTCCTTAAAAACATCAAGGAAAACCTATTCTTTGCATTTATTTATAATGTATTGGGAATTCCGGTTGCAGCAGGACTGTTGTATCCATTCTTCGGAATCCTGCTATCCCCGATGATTGCCGCCGCCGCCATGAGTGTCAGTTCGTTATCCGTGATTTTGAATTCACTGCGACTCAACTCAGTGAATCTGGATATAAAATAG
- a CDS encoding helix-turn-helix domain-containing protein: MRIFIKNMVCSRCIAAVETIFRNAGVQTNSIILGEAETESEVSTEKMQSIEEKLLETGFERIMDSAHQLVEKIKNLIIVKVRELDIDEDFLLSEFLSSRLHKDYSSLSKTFSQNENITLEQFFILQKIEKVKELLLYNEFNLTEIAGKLGYKSVQHLSSQFRNVTGFTPTEFKKLKDHHRKPLDSL; the protein is encoded by the coding sequence ATGAGGATTTTCATAAAGAATATGGTGTGCAGCAGATGCATTGCCGCAGTGGAAACAATCTTCCGTAATGCCGGTGTACAAACAAACTCTATTATATTAGGTGAAGCAGAAACAGAATCTGAAGTTTCTACAGAGAAGATGCAATCCATCGAAGAAAAACTTCTGGAAACCGGTTTTGAAAGGATAATGGATTCTGCTCACCAACTTGTTGAAAAGATCAAAAACCTGATCATTGTAAAGGTACGTGAACTTGACATTGATGAAGACTTCCTCCTTTCCGAATTTTTAAGTTCAAGGCTTCATAAAGATTACAGTTCCCTTTCAAAAACATTTTCACAAAATGAGAATATTACCTTGGAACAGTTTTTTATTTTGCAAAAAATAGAAAAAGTAAAGGAACTTCTATTATATAATGAATTCAATCTTACCGAAATTGCTGGAAAGCTTGGCTATAAAAGTGTTCAACACCTTTCTTCGCAGTTCCGGAACGTTACAGGTTTCACTCCTACCGAGTTTAAGAAGCTAAAGGATCATCACAGAAAACCTCTGGACAGTCTTTAA
- a CDS encoding acyl-CoA thioesterase: MNYHTRKWVKPEDLNPNHSLFGGRLLQWIDEEAALYAIIQLENTKVVTKFISEINFVSSAKQGDIIEIGIEATHFGSSSIALRCDVRNKMTHQTIITVDKIVMVNLDSDGNPAPHGKTQIEFVKDRLNNG, translated from the coding sequence ATGAACTACCATACTAGAAAATGGGTTAAACCCGAAGATTTAAATCCTAATCACTCTCTTTTTGGAGGAAGGCTATTACAATGGATTGATGAAGAAGCAGCATTGTATGCCATTATTCAATTGGAAAACACAAAGGTTGTTACCAAGTTTATTTCAGAGATTAATTTCGTAAGCTCGGCAAAACAGGGAGACATTATAGAAATAGGAATTGAGGCAACACACTTTGGATCCTCTTCTATCGCCCTAAGATGCGATGTAAGAAACAAAATGACTCATCAAACCATCATTACTGTTGATAAAATTGTAATGGTTAATCTGGATAGTGATGGAAATCCAGCTCCACATGGTAAAACTCAAATTGAATTTGTAAAAGACAGATTAAATAACGGATAA
- a CDS encoding DUF6157 family protein, whose product MKQHTTNYINTFIEVAEDCPALQAQIPPEKKQKTLANLQYEQIIRHPYQYSSDDIIFECYAFKNDISESEKKEAKHQFFSKGQACLRSSPLAKRYGFGIHHNLEGKVAIYAVESEKYQKLLNDPSIVKTKAMRSKRK is encoded by the coding sequence ATGAAACAGCATACCACCAATTATATTAATACATTCATTGAAGTTGCTGAAGACTGCCCTGCTTTGCAGGCACAAATTCCTCCTGAAAAAAAACAAAAAACACTTGCCAATCTTCAATACGAACAAATCATCAGGCATCCTTATCAATATTCTTCAGACGACATTATTTTTGAATGCTATGCCTTTAAAAATGACATTTCTGAGAGTGAAAAAAAGGAAGCCAAACATCAGTTCTTTTCCAAAGGTCAAGCCTGCCTGCGATCTTCTCCTTTAGCTAAAAGGTATGGATTTGGAATCCATCATAACCTGGAGGGAAAAGTAGCCATCTATGCTGTAGAAAGTGAAAAATATCAAAAACTGCTCAATGACCCTTCTATTGTGAAGACAAAAGCCATGCGTTCCAAAAGAAAATGA
- a CDS encoding RNA recognition motif domain-containing protein, which translates to MNIFVSNINYATKEYELHDLFAEFGDVSSAKIVTDRETGRSRGFGFVEMGDEEGKQAIEALNQKEFNGKELNVSEAKPREEKPRRSFDNNRGGGYGGNNNRGGGYGNNNNRGGGNRW; encoded by the coding sequence ATGAACATTTTTGTTTCAAACATCAATTACGCAACTAAAGAGTATGAGTTGCACGATCTATTTGCAGAATTTGGTGATGTATCATCAGCTAAAATCGTTACAGACAGAGAAACTGGGAGATCCAGAGGTTTTGGTTTCGTAGAAATGGGTGATGAAGAAGGAAAGCAAGCTATTGAAGCTCTTAACCAGAAAGAATTTAACGGTAAAGAACTAAACGTATCTGAGGCTAAGCCAAGAGAAGAAAAACCAAGAAGAAGCTTCGATAACAACAGAGGCGGAGGTTACGGTGGTAACAACAACAGAGGAGGTGGTTACGGTAACAACAACAACCGTGGCGGCGGAAATCGTTGGTAA
- a CDS encoding BlaI/MecI/CopY family transcriptional regulator, with the protein MKINHLTAAEENFMKLFWKMESFYLKDVMEQHPEPKPHQNTVSTYLKILVEKGYLSTVKEGRIFKYTVVVPFEEYKKFLLKELSHNFFSDSGKEILEFLFNEKLISQDDLKGYFDLKIEIKPTKIEDPKFEVADEILNPKKEKKAKISKDKENKDNKDKKKKKKKQ; encoded by the coding sequence ATGAAAATTAATCATCTTACTGCCGCAGAAGAAAACTTTATGAAGCTGTTTTGGAAAATGGAATCTTTCTATCTGAAGGACGTTATGGAACAGCATCCGGAACCGAAACCACACCAAAACACAGTTTCCACATATTTGAAAATATTGGTTGAAAAAGGCTATTTATCCACAGTAAAGGAAGGGAGAATCTTTAAATATACAGTCGTTGTTCCATTTGAAGAATATAAAAAATTTCTGTTAAAGGAGCTTTCGCATAATTTTTTCAGTGATTCAGGAAAGGAAATTCTAGAGTTTTTATTCAACGAAAAGTTAATATCGCAGGACGATCTTAAAGGTTATTTTGATCTTAAAATTGAAATTAAACCTACAAAAATTGAAGATCCAAAGTTTGAGGTTGCTGACGAAATATTAAATCCTAAGAAAGAAAAGAAAGCTAAAATAAGCAAGGATAAAGAGAATAAGGATAATAAAGACAAAAAGAAGAAGAAAAAGAAACAATAA
- a CDS encoding phosphatase PAP2 family protein yields the protein MEEKKSSLLYKTSRVISDFFNPLVSLIIFFVYMSAREYTIKESFLYFIPILLMIIVPVIIWLVWNVKTGRYTNMDVSNRVQRKTLYIFIAVCVIAYLIFNYIKNGYIDLVMLFILILLFSLQISNFFIKSSMHTSFNVFVAALFFTLNWKMGLIWLGIAVLVGVTRVILKRHTVKEVFMGAGIAFMVSFIYLYCNIQFQH from the coding sequence ATGGAAGAAAAGAAGTCTTCACTGCTCTACAAAACCTCAAGGGTTATCTCTGATTTTTTCAATCCGCTGGTTTCACTGATTATATTTTTTGTGTACATGAGTGCAAGAGAATATACTATCAAAGAGTCTTTTCTATACTTTATTCCCATATTATTAATGATTATAGTGCCTGTCATTATTTGGCTTGTATGGAATGTAAAAACCGGAAGATACACCAATATGGATGTTTCTAATCGGGTTCAGAGAAAGACATTATATATATTTATTGCAGTCTGCGTCATTGCTTATCTTATTTTTAATTATATCAAAAATGGATATATCGATTTGGTCATGCTCTTTATTTTAATCCTGCTTTTCTCTCTTCAGATCAGCAACTTTTTTATTAAAAGTTCCATGCATACCTCATTCAACGTATTTGTAGCTGCCCTATTTTTCACTTTAAACTGGAAGATGGGTCTTATTTGGCTGGGAATCGCTGTTTTAGTAGGAGTTACAAGGGTTATTTTAAAAAGACATACCGTAAAAGAGGTATTTATGGGTGCCGGAATAGCTTTTATGGTATCTTTTATCTATCTTTATTGCAATATACAATTTCAACATTAG
- the pdhA gene encoding pyruvate dehydrogenase (acetyl-transferring) E1 component subunit alpha produces the protein MKEFSKEVYLKWYEDMTMWRRFEDKCRSLYLKQKIRGFLHLYNGQEAIPAGFTHAMDLTKDSMITAYRCHIHPMAMGVDPKRIMAELCGKATGTSGGMGGSMHIFSKEHRFYGGHGIVGGQIPLGAGIAFADKYFDRKAVNICFFGDGAARQGSLHETFNMAMNWKLPVVFVVENNQYAMGTSVKRTANHEDIYKLGLGYEMPCLAVDAMDPVKVAEAAYEAIERARRGDGPTFIEARTYRYRGHSMSDAEPYRSKEEVAIHKNDDPIELVKHRILENGWATEQELEVMDNKSRDFVEECIEFMENSPYPDAEKIYEYVYAQENYPFLDKLEN, from the coding sequence ATGAAAGAATTTTCTAAAGAGGTATACCTGAAGTGGTATGAAGATATGACAATGTGGAGAAGGTTTGAAGACAAATGCCGTTCTCTTTACCTAAAACAAAAGATCAGAGGATTTTTACATTTGTATAACGGCCAGGAAGCAATCCCTGCCGGGTTTACACATGCAATGGATCTGACAAAGGATAGCATGATTACTGCATACAGATGCCACATCCATCCAATGGCGATGGGAGTAGATCCTAAGAGAATCATGGCAGAACTTTGCGGTAAAGCTACCGGAACATCTGGAGGTATGGGTGGATCTATGCACATTTTCAGCAAAGAACACCGTTTCTACGGAGGGCATGGTATTGTTGGAGGACAAATTCCTTTAGGAGCAGGGATTGCTTTTGCAGATAAATATTTCGACAGAAAGGCAGTAAATATCTGTTTCTTCGGAGATGGTGCTGCAAGACAAGGTTCATTACATGAAACATTCAACATGGCAATGAACTGGAAACTTCCTGTAGTATTTGTGGTTGAAAACAACCAATATGCAATGGGAACTTCTGTAAAAAGAACTGCAAACCACGAAGATATCTATAAATTAGGATTAGGATATGAGATGCCTTGTCTTGCGGTAGATGCAATGGACCCGGTAAAAGTGGCTGAAGCTGCTTACGAGGCTATTGAAAGAGCAAGAAGAGGTGACGGACCAACGTTCATCGAAGCAAGAACATACCGTTACAGAGGACACTCTATGTCTGATGCTGAGCCTTACAGATCTAAGGAAGAAGTAGCTATTCATAAAAATGATGATCCAATTGAATTGGTGAAACACAGGATTTTAGAAAACGGATGGGCTACAGAACAGGAATTGGAAGTTATGGATAACAAGTCTAGAGACTTTGTTGAAGAATGTATTGAATTCATGGAGAACTCTCCATATCCGGACGCTGAGAAGATCTATGAGTATGTGTATGCTCAGGAAAATTATCCATTCTTAGACAAATTAGAAAACTAA
- a CDS encoding pyruvate dehydrogenase complex dihydrolipoamide acetyltransferase yields the protein MAEVITMPRLSDTMTEGKVAKWHKKVGDKIKEGDILAEIETDKAVQDFESEVNGTLLYIGVEENAAAAVDSVLAIIGNEGEDISGLTGGAAAPSTGSEEQKSEAQPQAETSAPAEQATADVPAGVEIITMPRLSDTMTEGKVAKWHKNVGDTVKEGDLLAEIETDKAVQDFESEFNGVLLKQGVEEGGAAPVDSVLAIIGPAGTDVSGVGAPKAAAQSTEKPAEQKTEAKTEEKAAPAASSSSSDRVAISPLAKKMAQDKGVDINSVQGSGENGRIVKKDIENYQPSQAASAASVPAASAAAQVAVNFVQGEDTETPNSQVRNIIAKRLSESKFSAPHYYLMVEINMDKAIEARKEINSIPDTKISFNDMIIKATAIALRKHPQVNSSWAGDKIIHRGNINVGVAVAIPDGLVVPVLKNTDQMSYTQISASVKDMASRAKNKGLKANEMEGSTFSISNLGMFGIETFTSIINQPNSAILSVGAIIEKPIVKNGQIVVGNTMKLSLACDHRVVDGATGAQFLQTLRTYLENPLTLLL from the coding sequence ATGGCAGAAGTAATTACGATGCCCCGCCTTTCCGACACTATGACGGAAGGTAAGGTGGCGAAATGGCATAAAAAAGTAGGAGATAAAATAAAGGAAGGAGATATTTTAGCTGAAATTGAAACTGACAAAGCTGTTCAGGATTTCGAATCTGAAGTGAATGGTACTCTTTTATATATTGGAGTAGAAGAGAACGCTGCAGCTGCTGTAGATTCTGTTTTAGCCATCATCGGTAATGAAGGAGAAGATATTTCAGGCTTAACGGGTGGAGCAGCAGCTCCCAGTACAGGTTCTGAAGAACAAAAATCAGAAGCACAGCCTCAGGCAGAAACTTCTGCACCGGCTGAACAAGCTACAGCTGATGTTCCGGCAGGAGTAGAAATTATTACAATGCCAAGACTTTCTGATACAATGACAGAAGGTAAAGTAGCTAAATGGCACAAAAATGTAGGAGACACAGTAAAAGAAGGAGATCTTCTTGCTGAAATTGAAACTGATAAAGCCGTTCAGGATTTCGAATCTGAATTCAATGGAGTATTATTGAAGCAAGGTGTGGAAGAAGGGGGTGCTGCTCCAGTTGATTCTGTATTGGCTATTATTGGCCCTGCAGGAACTGATGTTTCCGGTGTAGGTGCTCCAAAAGCTGCTGCACAGTCAACAGAAAAACCAGCTGAACAAAAGACAGAAGCTAAAACTGAAGAGAAAGCTGCTCCGGCTGCAAGTTCTTCATCTTCCGACAGAGTGGCAATTTCTCCATTAGCTAAGAAAATGGCTCAGGATAAAGGAGTTGATATCAACAGTGTTCAAGGTTCAGGAGAAAACGGAAGAATCGTTAAAAAAGATATTGAAAACTATCAGCCATCTCAGGCGGCCTCAGCTGCTTCAGTTCCGGCTGCAAGTGCCGCTGCTCAGGTTGCGGTAAACTTCGTTCAGGGAGAAGATACAGAGACTCCAAACTCACAGGTAAGAAATATTATTGCAAAACGTCTTTCTGAAAGTAAGTTCTCTGCCCCTCACTATTATCTGATGGTTGAAATCAACATGGATAAGGCAATTGAGGCTAGAAAAGAAATCAATTCTATTCCAGATACGAAAATTTCATTCAACGATATGATCATTAAGGCAACAGCAATTGCTTTAAGAAAACACCCTCAGGTAAATTCAAGCTGGGCGGGAGATAAGATCATTCACAGAGGAAACATCAATGTGGGGGTAGCCGTAGCTATTCCTGACGGATTAGTAGTTCCTGTATTGAAGAATACAGATCAAATGTCTTACACTCAGATTTCTGCATCTGTAAAGGATATGGCTTCAAGAGCTAAGAATAAAGGTCTTAAGGCTAACGAAATGGAAGGATCTACCTTCTCTATTTCTAACCTTGGAATGTTCGGAATTGAAACGTTTACAAGTATCATTAACCAACCAAACTCTGCAATCCTTTCAGTAGGAGCAATTATCGAGAAGCCAATCGTTAAGAATGGTCAGATCGTAGTTGGAAACACCATGAAGCTTTCATTAGCGTGTGATCACAGAGTAGTAGACGGTGCTACTGGTGCTCAATTCTTACAAACTCTAAGAACTTATTTGGAAAATCCATTAACTTTGTTACTGTAA
- a CDS encoding ABC transporter ATP-binding protein, translating to MIKARNIHKSYGNLEVLKGVDIHIKVGEVVSIVGESGAGKSTLLQILGTLDHPTQSNKYDTEIEIAGESFINMNDKQLSKFRNQNIGFVFQFHQLLPEFTALENVLLPTRIAGANEREAMEKAYALFEDLKIEQRLNHKPNQLSGGEAQRVAVARALINSPKIIFADEPTGNLDSKNADDLHRLFFDLRDKYNQTFVIVTHNPNLAEITDRKLVMKDGMIIE from the coding sequence ATGATTAAAGCAAGAAATATCCATAAATCTTATGGAAATTTAGAAGTACTGAAAGGTGTTGATATTCATATCAAGGTAGGAGAGGTTGTTTCTATTGTAGGGGAATCTGGTGCAGGTAAATCCACATTGCTGCAGATTTTAGGAACCTTGGATCATCCGACACAATCCAATAAATATGATACTGAAATTGAAATTGCTGGGGAGTCATTTATTAATATGAATGATAAACAGTTATCCAAATTCAGAAATCAGAATATTGGTTTTGTATTTCAGTTTCATCAGCTTCTTCCGGAGTTTACAGCCTTGGAAAATGTTTTACTTCCGACAAGAATTGCGGGAGCTAATGAAAGAGAAGCTATGGAAAAAGCATATGCTTTATTTGAAGATCTGAAAATTGAACAGAGACTCAATCATAAACCTAATCAGCTTTCAGGTGGAGAAGCACAAAGGGTAGCTGTAGCCAGAGCTTTAATCAATTCACCTAAAATTATCTTTGCTGACGAGCCGACAGGAAACCTGGATTCAAAAAATGCGGATGACCTACACAGATTGTTCTTTGATTTAAGGGATAAGTATAATCAGACCTTTGTGATTGTAACCCATAATCCAAATCTCGCTGAAATTACAGACCGCAAACTCGTTATGAAAGATGGAATGATTATAGAATAG
- a CDS encoding murein L,D-transpeptidase catalytic domain-containing protein translates to MMKHFIVLLLFLISCSKIESQQAKVVDVPQSKISEIKNYIKNKDYNQELAVFINFKISSGKYRYFIYDLKNDKIIQRAIVSHGSGSVIPQSNALQFSNIEGSYQSSLGKYSIGESYVGQFGKAYRLKGLDDTNSNAMKRAIVLHSFGCVPDVESQNPACLSLGCPMLSVNAFKETAKYIDKSKLPIILYTFY, encoded by the coding sequence ATGATGAAACACTTTATTGTTCTTTTACTATTTTTAATTTCCTGTTCAAAAATTGAATCACAGCAGGCAAAGGTTGTTGATGTACCTCAATCAAAAATTTCGGAGATTAAAAACTATATTAAGAATAAAGATTATAACCAGGAGTTGGCAGTCTTTATTAATTTCAAAATATCATCTGGAAAATACCGCTATTTTATCTATGATCTGAAGAATGATAAAATTATCCAAAGGGCTATTGTTTCTCATGGTTCAGGATCTGTAATTCCTCAATCAAATGCTTTACAGTTCAGCAATATTGAGGGTTCATATCAGTCATCCTTGGGAAAATATTCAATTGGAGAAAGTTATGTAGGACAATTTGGAAAGGCCTATCGTTTAAAAGGATTGGATGATACCAACAGCAATGCAATGAAGAGAGCGATTGTACTTCATTCTTTTGGATGTGTTCCTGACGTAGAGTCTCAAAATCCCGCATGCTTAAGCTTAGGATGCCCAATGCTTTCAGTAAATGCTTTTAAGGAAACAGCAAAATATATTGACAAGTCTAAGCTGCCTATTATTTTATATACATTCTATTAA
- the radC gene encoding RadC family protein, whose product MSIKFLAEDDRPREKFLQKGKSSLSDSELLAIIMGSGNKEDSVIELAKKILASVNNNWHQLSLLSVKDLMKFKGIGEAKAISIITALEIGRRRAGQEIPERSIIGNSHDAYSILKNQLSDLRTEEFWAVFLNNGNKVIHISQLTQGGISQSIVDVRVLFKIALEHFSTGVIIAHNHPSGNLKPSQEDIHITQKIKEAGKVLSIQLLDHIIITQDSYFSFSDEGLL is encoded by the coding sequence ATGTCCATAAAATTTCTTGCTGAAGACGACAGACCCCGTGAAAAATTCTTGCAGAAAGGTAAGAGTTCACTTTCAGATTCTGAGCTGTTGGCTATTATTATGGGAAGCGGAAATAAAGAAGATAGCGTTATAGAACTTGCCAAAAAGATTTTGGCTTCTGTAAATAATAACTGGCACCAACTAAGCCTGCTTTCCGTTAAAGATTTAATGAAATTTAAGGGAATAGGAGAAGCAAAGGCAATTTCTATCATTACCGCACTGGAAATAGGAAGAAGAAGAGCAGGACAGGAAATTCCGGAAAGATCAATCATTGGAAATAGCCATGATGCTTATTCTATTCTTAAAAATCAATTATCAGATTTAAGGACAGAAGAGTTTTGGGCTGTTTTTCTGAATAACGGAAACAAGGTGATTCATATTTCGCAGTTAACTCAAGGTGGAATAAGCCAATCTATTGTGGATGTAAGAGTGCTTTTCAAGATCGCTTTGGAGCATTTTTCAACAGGAGTTATCATTGCACATAATCATCCTTCAGGAAACTTAAAGCCAAGCCAGGAAGATATACATATTACACAAAAAATAAAGGAAGCAGGAAAGGTATTAAGCATTCAGCTTTTGGACCATATTATCATTACACAGGATTCTTATTTTAGCTTTTCGGACGAGGGATTATTATGA